The following are encoded in a window of Roseimaritima ulvae genomic DNA:
- a CDS encoding thioredoxin domain-containing protein produces MPNKLANARSPYLLQHKDNPVDWYPWGKEALDKAKQENKPIFLSIGYAACHWCHVMEHESFENEAIAAKLNEHFVCIKVDREERPDIDQIYMNAVQMMTGQGGWPLNVFLTPDRKPFYAGTYWPPAPRAGMPGFPTVIDAVADAWNDRQADANKFADEITESLNEIASGPASDATNVAAVATIDQACQRLIRVHDDKWGGFGQAPKFPHVTDIELLLRCHHRRPDAAAIAAVRTTLDKMASGGIYDHLGGGFARYSVDERWLVPHFEKMLYDNGGLASAYLHAYQLTGDADYANVADETLRYLVRDMTDAAGGIHSSEDADSEGEEGKFYVWSVDEIVSVLGEQRGRRFAQIYDVTPAGNFEGHNILNLPMPIAKLAEEAGWDLATVMKELAEDREKLRLHRDKRIHPGRDDKVLTSWNGLAIEALSLGSRVLGKPEYAAAAEQAASFVWDTMRGEDGRLLHAFRDGHAHLAAYLDDYAYTIEAFVALYEATGRARWIERATKLADQMIEHFEDEQSGGFFYTADDAEALISRTKDWHDNSIPSSNGSAAAGLIRLGRLTDNQTFLQAAERTLVAGTEVIEKQAAAAAKLLLALDLWHHGNRQVVVSAPTSEANQALLDALFRKFLPHTTIAIVTGEAPDKGPLAKLLAGKNPQGGEATVYVCKNYTCDAPQSGPEALQTVKAL; encoded by the coding sequence ATGCCCAACAAACTAGCGAACGCGCGCAGTCCTTACCTGCTGCAGCACAAGGACAATCCGGTCGACTGGTATCCGTGGGGCAAAGAAGCGCTCGACAAAGCCAAGCAGGAGAACAAGCCGATCTTTCTGTCGATCGGCTATGCGGCTTGTCACTGGTGCCATGTGATGGAGCACGAGAGTTTCGAAAACGAAGCCATCGCGGCCAAGTTGAACGAACATTTTGTGTGCATCAAAGTCGATCGGGAAGAACGTCCCGACATCGACCAAATCTACATGAACGCCGTGCAGATGATGACCGGCCAAGGCGGCTGGCCGCTGAACGTGTTCCTGACCCCGGATCGCAAGCCGTTCTACGCCGGGACCTATTGGCCGCCGGCGCCGCGGGCTGGGATGCCGGGGTTTCCCACGGTCATCGATGCGGTCGCGGACGCTTGGAATGACCGCCAAGCCGACGCCAATAAGTTTGCCGATGAGATCACCGAATCGCTTAATGAGATCGCTTCGGGGCCCGCCTCGGACGCCACCAACGTGGCAGCGGTGGCCACCATCGATCAAGCCTGCCAACGCTTGATCCGAGTGCATGACGACAAGTGGGGCGGCTTCGGGCAGGCTCCGAAATTTCCGCATGTGACCGACATCGAGTTACTGCTGCGCTGTCACCATCGTCGCCCCGATGCGGCGGCGATCGCCGCTGTGCGGACGACGCTGGACAAGATGGCCTCGGGCGGTATCTACGATCACCTGGGCGGCGGGTTTGCACGTTACAGCGTCGACGAACGTTGGTTGGTGCCGCACTTCGAAAAAATGTTGTACGACAACGGCGGGCTGGCCTCCGCGTACCTGCACGCTTATCAACTGACCGGCGACGCCGATTACGCTAACGTTGCCGATGAAACGCTGCGGTACCTGGTCCGCGACATGACCGATGCGGCGGGTGGAATCCACAGCAGTGAAGACGCCGACAGCGAAGGCGAAGAAGGTAAGTTCTATGTCTGGAGCGTCGACGAAATCGTGTCGGTGTTGGGCGAACAACGGGGCCGTCGGTTCGCTCAGATCTATGACGTTACGCCGGCTGGCAATTTTGAAGGCCACAACATTCTGAACCTGCCCATGCCGATCGCCAAACTGGCCGAGGAAGCCGGTTGGGATCTGGCCACGGTGATGAAGGAGTTGGCCGAAGACCGCGAGAAGCTGCGGTTGCATCGGGACAAACGCATCCACCCCGGCCGCGATGATAAGGTGCTGACCAGCTGGAACGGCTTGGCGATCGAAGCTCTCTCTTTGGGCTCTCGCGTATTGGGCAAACCGGAGTATGCCGCGGCGGCTGAACAAGCGGCGTCGTTTGTGTGGGACACGATGCGCGGCGAAGACGGACGGTTGCTGCACGCGTTCCGCGACGGGCACGCGCATTTGGCGGCTTATCTGGACGATTATGCTTACACGATCGAAGCTTTCGTGGCCTTGTACGAAGCCACCGGACGGGCACGGTGGATCGAGCGGGCGACGAAACTGGCCGATCAGATGATCGAGCATTTCGAGGATGAGCAATCCGGCGGTTTTTTCTACACCGCCGATGATGCCGAAGCCTTGATTTCGCGAACCAAAGATTGGCATGACAACAGCATCCCCAGTTCCAACGGTTCGGCGGCCGCAGGTCTGATTCGTCTCGGCCGACTGACCGACAATCAGACGTTCTTGCAAGCCGCCGAACGCACTTTGGTAGCCGGCACCGAGGTCATCGAAAAACAAGCCGCGGCGGCCGCCAAGTTATTGTTGGCCTTGGACCTTTGGCACCACGGCAATCGGCAAGTGGTTGTATCGGCACCGACATCCGAGGCCAACCAAGCTTTGTTGGACGCCTTGTTCCGCAAGTTTTTGCCGCACACCACGATCGCGATCGTAACCGGCGAAGCCCCAGACAAAGGTCCGTTAGCTAAGCTGCTCGCCGGCAAAAATCCGCAAGGCGGCGAGGCCACGGTCTACGTCTGCAAGAACTACACCTGCGACGCCCCCCAAAGCGGCCCCGAAGCGCTGCAGACGGTCAAAGCGTTGTAG
- a CDS encoding aldehyde dehydrogenase (NADP(+)), whose amino-acid sequence MNSETQPVLIDGQWREASATGSFQATNPNTREQLPPHFPVSSWQDCDAALAAASAAAVELRKLPRQKIANFLLAFADNLQSAADALVEAAYAETGLAKSPRLADVELPRTVNQLKLAAAAVVNGDWVSPVIDTKAGIRSCYESLGPVCVFGPNNFPFAFNSVAGGDFAAAIAAGNPVIAKANTSHPETTRLLAEQAFAAVESSGLPAATVQLIYRTSHDDGARLVADPRNGATGYTGSRRAGLALKAAADAAGKPIYLELSSVNPVVITPAALKERPEDIVNEFVTSALMGTGQFCTNPGMVVLVAGAESEAFVNAVRERFSTAPAGTLLSPAVADSLSSSVKTLIEAGAERLAGDGSSEPNRCAVSNTLLQCSGQQFLQDPETFQTEAFGNASLFVVADDLDQAAKVIDSLEGNLTGCLYTATDGSDEAAYEQLAFAMTPRVGRLLNDKMPTGVAVSAAMNHGGPYPATGHPGFTAVGIPTSISRFAKLTSYDNVRADRLPCWLADKNPTGSTWRYIDGRWTQADVSN is encoded by the coding sequence ATGAATTCTGAAACTCAACCTGTATTGATCGACGGTCAGTGGCGCGAGGCCTCGGCAACCGGCAGCTTTCAAGCCACCAATCCCAACACCCGGGAACAACTGCCCCCGCACTTCCCCGTCAGCTCCTGGCAGGACTGTGATGCGGCGTTGGCAGCCGCGTCGGCCGCCGCGGTGGAACTGCGTAAATTGCCACGACAAAAGATCGCCAACTTCTTGCTGGCCTTTGCCGACAATCTGCAGTCCGCCGCCGATGCTTTGGTCGAAGCCGCTTATGCCGAAACCGGCCTAGCTAAAAGTCCTCGGCTGGCCGACGTTGAATTGCCTCGCACGGTCAATCAATTGAAACTGGCCGCTGCCGCCGTGGTCAACGGAGACTGGGTGTCGCCGGTGATTGATACCAAAGCGGGTATTCGTTCCTGTTATGAATCGCTCGGTCCGGTTTGTGTGTTTGGTCCCAACAATTTTCCCTTCGCTTTCAACAGTGTCGCCGGTGGTGATTTTGCCGCCGCCATCGCTGCGGGTAACCCGGTGATCGCCAAAGCCAACACGTCGCATCCCGAAACGACGCGTCTGTTGGCCGAACAAGCCTTTGCAGCTGTCGAGTCCAGCGGGCTGCCCGCTGCCACGGTGCAGTTGATCTACCGCACCAGTCATGACGACGGAGCCCGCTTGGTGGCCGATCCCCGTAATGGTGCGACCGGGTACACGGGCAGCCGCCGCGCGGGGTTGGCACTTAAAGCAGCTGCCGATGCGGCCGGCAAACCGATCTATCTGGAACTGTCCAGCGTGAACCCGGTTGTCATCACTCCGGCCGCACTGAAGGAACGGCCGGAAGACATCGTCAATGAATTTGTCACCAGTGCGTTGATGGGCACCGGCCAGTTTTGCACCAACCCCGGCATGGTGGTGTTGGTTGCCGGAGCGGAAAGCGAAGCGTTTGTGAACGCGGTCCGCGAACGCTTCTCCACCGCCCCGGCCGGCACGCTGTTGTCTCCGGCCGTCGCCGATTCGCTCAGCAGCAGTGTGAAAACCCTGATCGAAGCGGGCGCCGAGCGGTTGGCCGGGGATGGTTCGTCAGAACCCAATCGATGCGCGGTCTCCAATACGCTGTTGCAGTGCAGCGGTCAGCAATTCTTGCAGGATCCGGAAACGTTTCAGACCGAAGCGTTTGGTAATGCATCGTTGTTTGTGGTCGCTGACGATCTGGACCAGGCCGCCAAGGTCATCGATTCGCTGGAAGGCAATCTGACGGGCTGCCTGTACACGGCCACCGATGGCAGCGACGAAGCGGCTTATGAACAGTTGGCGTTCGCCATGACGCCGCGCGTGGGCCGGTTGTTAAACGACAAAATGCCCACCGGCGTGGCCGTCAGCGCCGCGATGAACCATGGCGGACCCTACCCGGCCACCGGACATCCCGGGTTTACCGCTGTCGGCATTCCCACGTCGATTTCGCGGTTCGCTAAATTGACCAGTTACGACAATGTGCGAGCGGATCGGTTGCCTTGTTGGTTGGCCGACAAGAATCCCACCGGCAGTACGTGGCGTTACATTGACGGTCGATGGACTCAAGCCGACGTCTCCAACTAG
- a CDS encoding fumarylacetoacetate hydrolase family protein, which yields MKIAKFRQGESTPAVGRVEDDSIVPLDLHSAGLQRLSDLLDVDDPLATAQQVPAAAAIPLSSVTLLPPIDQQEVWAAGVTYRRSQTARMEESEAAASCYDRVYTADRPEIFFKATPNRVRGHGQPLRIRYDSKWNVPEPEITLVISSAMKIVGYTIGNDMSSRDIEGENPLYLPQAKCYDACAGLGPWVKLASPLPPPEKIGVQMEIRRDGQTVYDQRTAADQMARGFDDLVSWLARENPFPNGVFLMTGTGIVPDTPFTLQPDDVVDITIDGVGTLSNSIFQDDAPST from the coding sequence ATGAAAATTGCAAAATTCCGACAGGGTGAATCGACCCCCGCCGTTGGCCGCGTCGAAGACGACTCGATTGTGCCGCTGGACCTGCATTCGGCGGGGCTGCAGCGGTTGAGCGATTTGCTGGACGTCGACGATCCGTTGGCGACCGCCCAGCAGGTGCCCGCTGCCGCCGCGATTCCGCTCAGCAGCGTCACGTTGTTGCCACCGATCGACCAGCAGGAGGTCTGGGCGGCCGGCGTTACGTATCGCCGCAGCCAGACCGCTCGGATGGAAGAATCCGAAGCGGCGGCCTCGTGCTACGACCGCGTCTACACGGCCGATCGACCGGAAATCTTTTTCAAAGCCACTCCGAATCGCGTCCGCGGTCACGGTCAACCGCTGCGGATCCGCTACGATTCCAAATGGAATGTTCCGGAACCGGAGATCACGTTGGTGATTTCCAGTGCGATGAAGATCGTCGGCTACACGATCGGCAACGACATGAGCTCGCGCGATATCGAAGGCGAGAATCCTTTGTATCTGCCGCAGGCCAAGTGCTACGACGCCTGTGCCGGGCTGGGCCCCTGGGTCAAGCTGGCTTCGCCGCTGCCGCCGCCCGAAAAAATCGGCGTGCAGATGGAAATTCGCCGCGATGGTCAAACGGTTTACGACCAACGCACGGCCGCCGACCAGATGGCTCGCGGCTTTGACGATCTGGTCAGCTGGCTCGCTCGCGAAAACCCCTTCCCCAATGGCGTGTTTTTAATGACCGGCACCGGCATCGTTCCGGACACTCCCTTCACCCTGCAGCCTGACGACGTCGTCGACATTACGATCGACGGAGTCGGCACGCTATCCAATTCGATTTTTCAAGACGACGCTCCATCCACATAA
- a CDS encoding PDDEXK family nuclease codes for MSSAPRYRTHYTVDDYQQWQGNWELWQGVAVAMTPGPFGRHQQVLTKLAVALQNSIDATACRAVVLADYLFSGPSS; via the coding sequence ATGAGCTCCGCGCCCCGCTATCGTACGCACTATACGGTTGATGATTATCAGCAGTGGCAGGGCAATTGGGAGTTATGGCAGGGGGTTGCCGTGGCGATGACGCCCGGTCCGTTTGGTAGGCATCAGCAAGTCTTAACTAAATTGGCCGTGGCGCTACAAAACAGCATTGACGCGACGGCCTGTCGAGCGGTGGTGTTGGCGGATTATTTATTTAGCGGCCCCTCTTCTTAA